The following nucleotide sequence is from Schistocerca serialis cubense isolate TAMUIC-IGC-003099 chromosome 4, iqSchSeri2.2, whole genome shotgun sequence.
tgtggccagctgctctaggtttctcggttgacgatccatGGGACGAAGAGCTCGATCGCCGTGGTCCTACGCAgtttcgactgggtttaaatccgtgaAGTATTGTGGCCAgggcagtacggtaaactcatcgtggtgctcttcgaaccgcgcACGTACACTGTGACATTGTACTGTTCTGTCGGTATACGCCATCGTGGCAAGGAAAACAAgcttgtaggggtggacatggtcgccAGGGATAGAAGCATATTTGGGTTGATCCATTGTGTTTTCCAGAATATCGAGATAATCcagggagtgccacgaaaacattccccagactgtgaCGCTCGCTCCTGGTGTCAAGGTGTTTGCTTTTAGATCTTTCAAGACGTAAACGCCATGTGTCctatggagcacaaaacgtgattcatctgaaaaggccacctgtcaccactcagtggacgtccattggCGATATTGGAgagcagattccagccttcgttgccgataaATAGGGAGTCAGGACGAGTGCATGAACATGGcggctgctgcggaggcccatatgcaccaacgttcactgaacagtcgttgaggagacagtgttggttgCCCCTTGGTTAATTTGACCAGTCAGTTGCTCAACTATTGCACGTGtactcgcccgtacacatctccagagCAGTCGTTGAACTCTGTCATCTATGGCTTGTGGTGAACCACAGTTACCTCttcgccagttttggatagcgccattttgccatacacgttgtactttaaccacagcggcatgcAAACAgtgtacaaacttagccattttggaaagccttccacccttgacccaaaacccaatgatcatgcctttttggACTTCAGACAAGTCGCTGCGTTCTGCATTACGATGGTGACGGCACTATTTTTCACATCCTCCACGATGGGCTTTACGGGGATTGTCcaggaagtaagttccgatcggtcgcgaaatcgaaaccacagtaaaaaccagaaacgttttatttgcaacagttaggtacacctgccaccttcttgtctacatagtcgccgctccaacttcgagttttgccgcagtgttgtatcaactttccaatatcctcataatagaaagcagccgcctgtgcttccggccagttatctgcactggtctgcagctcgttgtctgtggaaaatttttgtcttcGTAGCCAGTAGTTCTTGTGGGCAGCGATGagactcaggggtagccaattacggactgtattgtgggtgatcaaacacttctcatcggaaacgcaacaggagcgtcttcattgcccctgcagtgtgcggccgagaattggcatgaagaaggaactgctcgaaaaaaatggctctgagcactatgggacttaacttctaaggtcatcagtccactagaacttagaactacttaaacctaaataccctaaggacatcacacacaccaatgcccgaggcaggattcgaacctgcgacccttgcggtcgcgcggttccagactgtagcgcctagaaccgctcggccaccccggccgacggaACTGCTCGACTGTTGTGTAATGTGAGCTGCATGACttaagagcgacgcgacacgatcgacgggcatactagagacactggccaacacatctgtgcaaagctttacctggttttctcagtggtttccatttcgcgaccgatcggaacttactttctggacaatcctcggaAATAcctccactgctattgctgccactttccgtctctgagtggttattgcatgttgacgtcgaacttTGACGTtgctcacattaatgttactgcagCGTGTATAACTGATAAGAAGCATGGCCAGTATTAAAGTGCCCATCAGTATTTATGGCctctctgaactgaactgaaagctTTACACGCATGCTTGTCCCGGATTCACCATTTTGAAACAAGTGCCGCACAAGTGTCATTTGGGGAGGTGTCTGAAATCACTCTGCATCAGTTAGTGagtctatcgtgatattctgcaacGCATATGAAGTCGATGTTAATGTGTTCAACACGAATGTGTGTCAAACCTTTTACAATGCCTCAGTTAAGCGCATGCCAACAAGTCGAAACACACGCCTGAGCAAGAAATTAATCGTTTTTGGAAAGAAGCTAAACTGAAGTTCACCGACAAGAATTCTCTTAGAGTGTATATAAATCAAGAGATTGAAAAGCACCGTAATCATACTGTTCGGAGGAAGGTACAAACATTGTTGTCTTTCCTGTGCAAAGTAATAAGAGAAGTTTAGAGACATTTAATGAATGTAATATACCACTAAGAGGTCAGTTCTTTAAGGAACCGTCAAAACGGATGTATTGTATTCGTAGAGCATTGTCTCTGTCTGACTGTCCAAATTCTACTCAGAGTTGacatgtttaaaataaattgtttttaatcacTTGTTAAAAGCACTAACacagtttataaataaaacatggtttttattaatgtgttttaattagtcttaaaacaaataaaaaattaaattttacttacttttatcCGACTAGGGTAAGCCTCAAGTGggatggagggaggggagagggtacaCCACATCTCACCAAGGGGGCAGGGAGGCCAAAAGAAAAGATGTCACATAGTTAGTGGACTCCCCCTAAGGATAACTGAATTTTCATTCCTTTATTGACATCACAAGAAAGTACATGTGACAGTTTGTTTCTTACAAACGACTTGAAACGAAGTTAAGGAAAAATAATACAaatgcaagtagtgaaggaaataaACTAACTCATTTCAGCTCAATTGGAATGTTCTGAAAACGCTGATAATTCAGTATCTGTTGGTGATGCAACGCGGTCTTGCGAAACCGCAGCCGACTGTTTGGTTGCGGACGCGCTTCTTTTAGGATGATGCTGTTGAGACGGCATCTGTCCTAACTGAGGAGCTGCAGGTTGGTTGTAAAAATTCCCAAACGTATGTAGCAATGGAAAGTATCCCGGACTTCCTGGATGCACCGCTACATGTTGCAAAGGTGATTGGTAAGGTGCATAAAAACCGTGAATTGTCTGTGATCTTGAGATTCGGATGCGCTGAAGTAGCCGTAAGGCCTCCACACGGAACTCCAGTTTTTGATCCGTATCAAAACTTCGAAGAGTGGGCAACAAGGAATCGAGGAATGATTTGTCTTCGTCCTCAGTAGAGGGGCCACGAGCAGAAGTACTATCCAGAAAGTTCGCATCAGGGTCAGGTTTGATACTTCCGTTTATTTTCCTCCGTGTAGCTGCTAAGCCCACCGAGGGCTGGTCGGGTGTTAATGGGTCATCTGATGCTATTTGATTATCCGTATTGTCTTCTGCCAGGGATAATTCCAAAGCCTGCTCCACGTACTCCATACCGTCTTCCTGCAGACTTGGAACTGGGTCCGGAATTGAATCCcttgattctaaaactggatccaaaAAACCCAGCTGGTCGGCATAAACATATTTAAATCTTTTTAATGCTACCGAACCAGGTTTCCTCACTTTCTTTGTGTATTTGCGGTAGTAGTCCCTGATATTACGCCATTTTTGTTGAGCCTTCTGGCctgaaaaagtaaagaaaagagTCGGTAAAttaacatcaaaaataaaatatttaacacgACAAAACTTTTAACAGAAAATATTATTGTACCTACAAAATGTCTCAGATTGTTGAGATGTTATACGAGTATTCGCTATAGGGGATCCTTGGTCTCCGATAAGGCGTTAGAGTAATAAAGTAATtctgatttatttcatttgttacttCAGTTGCCATTGCTTTTGTGAAAACATCTTCACCACAATGAAAAAACCTGTAATACGCCATCACCATACCTAACATGAAAGCATCTGTTTTATCGTAGATGCCTTTGCtgtttgttgtttttattgtttttttaagtctggaaactgatttgatgcagattATCACGCTGATTTATCCTCTaaaagcctctttatctctgcgaCCTACGTCCATTTGAATTTGCTTTCTGTGATCTCCGCCTCTACAATATTTATCGCCCCCTTTTCCCATCCCCTACCTCCATTACCGCACTTCCATCTGGTACGCGAAAGTACTGGGACGTGGTTGCTCGGTATGTCAAGAGCTCAACATTGCGTCGGTCATCCGTTGCATTTAGTTAATCGATACATTGAGTGCATATCGGTCAGCTCTTCATCAGAACAGCTATCCGtattgctgtgtatcactgttaacgtacaagcAACACTACGGTAAAACATTCCCGAACAGAACCTAGCAGTACTTCAGAGCGAGAAGTCAAATAAGCATTACCGTTGTCAACAGCACGCACCGTGAGTGAACGGAACAACTTTTGTTTCCGAATAAGACACACAACGCACACCGTCTACATTTGCCCTGTTGTGCGGAAGTTTTCTTGCAATACAGTTACAAAGATAAATGTgtgcaaaaaaatcaaacaaaattcaGTTACTCTGCAACAGCCCACCAGAGACCAGTGATCACTTACGGTAACATGGAACGTATCGCTTAAAAATCTCCGAAATTTCGTCGGTGAAGTTTTGATCGGATAGTTACAGACAAAGCACTGTGTCGAGCTATGTGATGCTGCTTGTATGGCAAATTTGGCTTGAtttgaccaccgagcgaggtggcgcagtggttagcactctggactcgcattcgggaggacgacggttcaatcccgtctccggccatcctgatttaggttttccgtgatttccctaaatcgtttcaggcaaatgccgggatggttcctttgaaagggcacggccgatttccttcccaatccttccctaacccgagcttgcgctccgtctctaatgacctcgttgtcgacgggacgttaaacactaaccaccaccttgATTTGACCGACAAGGCGTGGAAGGATGCAGCAAGTGGAATTCGAAACAATATTCAGAGTGGAAATGTCAAATGTTCTAGTAAGTGCCAAATCTCGGATTTAtcagaagaataaaaaaatagtattTCTTTTTGTGCGTGGCTATTTGTATCcagaaaaattgagaaaatttagaattaTTCTACTCACCTCATCATTGCAAAAAACAAGGAGACACATTAGTAAATAAGTACACTGTCATGGCACATTagttgaccacctgtcaaaagcctgaataacaacctttTGGAGTGCGGACCGCTGTGAGACAAGCGGGAAAAGAATGAGTAAGGTTCTAGTagctatcgacagggatgtggagctatgctgactgcagtgccgtggtgagctgcgctaggtttctcggttgaggatcgatGACGCGAACAGCTCCATCGAGGTTGTCCCACTGATTCTGGATTAGGTTTAAATCCAGTgagtttggtggctaggggagtacggtaaacacatcctggtgctcttcgaacgacgcACGTTCACTGCGAACTGTGTGATGTGTCCTCCAGAataacgaaaacattccccagacccgctccttcctccggcctggatccttgcgactattgttgcagggtgtttggttACAGACGTTTCACGGCGTAcacaccaacagccatctgtccgatggagtataaaactcAATGGACGTCCAGCCGCCGTTCAACTCTGTCACCTATATGAAGatggtcggacatgtccgaaagaacagataccatcttcatataattaaggctaaccggccattgaccttccttttctgtgctggatgcacacgcattgcccgaactcttacgggactcggtaagattgtctgccgcgagtaattagtgtaatgggcaggggcactacgaatgtagtgtgtggacatcaaGTTGGGAACGTGGGTCTCAAAGGGAGTGTgctagggataaatccctgcagtcgggcTATCCTCAGTgctctcgatggctcagatggatagagcgtctgccatgtacccaggagatcccgggttcgagtcccggtcggggcacacattttcaactgtccccgttgatgtatatcagctcctgtcgacagcttagggtcttgatttaactatCAGTTCCTATCAGATATGGCCCGTGATGCATCGGCGCAAATTTTGGATAGCCCTTATTGCCATGCACGATATGGTTTAACCacgacggcacgcgaacagtttacagacttagccatttcggaaatgtttcctCTCTTGGCCAGAAAGCCAACAATCAtgaccttttggacgtcagatagtcgctccgtttccgcattacaactatTGTACAGTTTTCCGTTGTCCAGCGACACGCTTTATATTCTCCTCATTGCCAGTGCTTCCAGCTGCCGTCTGTGATCGATTATTGGACGtagacgtcgaacgtaggcggcgCTCATAGTAATGTGACCCGATCGCGTAATTTATTGAGAACGTTCCAGGTGCCGTACCGGGAAAGTGACTGGTTCTGTGTGCCAATAAGGAAGTTTTGTTTCAAGCGGCAGTAATACTGAGGCAcaatattttatttgtgataatacaagtacacAAATAATGCAATAATGTTTTAACTGGCTGAACTGCTGTCAACAGAACCCACTTCTCacatcttttaaattttttacacgAGAATAACAAAACTAATTTCAAGAAAAAGTCTCTCGGTACTGAAATCTTCATCTTTCACAACTCCATCCTTGGGATCGAATATTGCCAAGTGTACTATAGAACTCTCTGTGCTGTTAAggaaattggaaatgaaatgaaatgatcgtatggcctttttggccgggaggccccatgcggggggaGCCGGCCgccaatttgtggtaagttcctacggggcgaaactgctgaggtcatcgatccttaggcttacacactacttaatctaactttaacttacgcgaaggacaacacacacacccatgcccgagggaggactcaaacctcagatggggggagccgcgcgaaccgtcgcaaggcgccatagaccgcacggGCTATCCCGCGCGGTTCGCTGTTAAGGAAGCAATGGCAAGTCTTTCTGTTTTGCAACCGATACGCATGATTGATCTTTCAGATGAAGCACGGCGTGGCATACATCAGCCGTGATCTTTACTCTGTTGGATATACAcagacatttttccattcttctgtttcagtgtaAAGGTTATTAATAGTTGTTTGAGAAGCATGAGTAAGAGACACTGATCatactacatttttatatattaCACGTCTGCATTGACATCAGTGTTCCAGAAGCATCTTTAAAAATCAGAACAATCGTGTGCATGCACTGGAATGAAACGAAATGAGTTCACAGCTGTAAATAACAGTCTTCTGTAAACCATGCGGAAGAAAGACTTGGAATTCCAGAGGAAGGCACTGCTTGGTACAAAGACCGTTTACCGTGTAGGAATGAGTGTCTGAAAAATTTTCTCCGTGATTTGACACTCTGGGGACAAGTCGAGAGACATGCAACTATTACCGAGGACACAATAGCGATGAAAACGCGTTTTGCGAAGAAATGGTACGTAGAATTTTAACACTCCACTATTCATATGAATGTTTTGTATCATGTAAGAACAAACGACGTAAAACTCTTCCGTTTATTTTATCTACTAGCGAATCCGGCAATGCTTCGCAAGTGGTAAATATTTACGGGAACgagatatacgtcctaatctccttggcccctcctcctccgcctctatttcctctctcctcctccccctttgtgcctgtccatctcctccttccccctctctgtgtcaattcctctgccccccccccgcccccctcccccgccactcaTCTTCCCGTCTCTCTCCGACCTTGGACCTTAttcattgttattgcaaattcagattctgtagtagtattccaaTCTTAAGCCGATCATCAGTAACTACAACTTTCCAATTTTGTGCGAAAACCGACTGTGTGGAAGAAAACAGCACATTCATGTGTatccaatttttgtttaaaaatatatacagggtAGAGCAAGCCTTTAATGTTTATTTGTCCCTGGGCGGCAGGTCAGGTACGCAAGCTTGGACGCAATACGGCTAGTCTGTACTGACAGCCAACATCCACTTAGTGTTGcacttacgaccgtgcagaaaacatcagatagtaaatggctctcagcactatgcgacttaacttctgaggccatcagtcgcctagaacttagaactaattaaacctaactaacctaacggcatcacacacatccatgcccgaggcaggattcgaacctgcgaccgtagcggtcgctcggctccagactgtagcgccgagaaccgcacggccactccggccggcatcagatAGTATATTACATGAGTTGTTTGCGGAATACtattagacacagagaaaaaacaagtaACACGCTATAgtgagtacatattaaggtaccaaagaCCACAGTATCTGCGCTTAATACCCGTAACACTCTGTATAAGGATAAAGAAAACATATGGGAGAACagtggtttaaatgccctgctattgTAGTTGAAACTGATTCCGAGaaggaaaacaaaaacacacattttaacaaCAGTGCACACCACAGCATTTTATTTCTCACATTCGGTTTTAACAAGAAATCTGTACTTTGTTTAAAAGACGTTTAGAGCATCGTGACAAAATcttaagtaaatcggtcaagaagtttTGGAGCGTTTTGCCAACACCGTTTCCCTATTATTTAttatatactgtataatgtatacGAGTATAGCCTATGttttgggttggcaggagagccaacaccgtcttactagaggaggccgaaaggcaagcgttttagctcacgcaggctggcgtgagatctggaacaggacaaggaaattagaatttagaaaaacggacgtagctggtggaatacttaactttaatccaataatgaagaacgtcggtcttgacggtacatgattcataatatcaatagtaactggtaatggcgccttggtaggtcgtagcaaacgacgtagctgaaggctatgctaactatcgtctcggcaaatgagagcgtattttgtcagtgaaccatcgctagcaaagtcggttgtacaactggggcgactgctaggaagtctctctagacctgccgtgtggcggcgctcggtctgcaatcactgatagtggcgacacgcgggtccgacgtatactaacggaccgcggccgatttaaaggctaccacctagcaagtgtggtgtctggcggtgacaccacagcctatGTCTGTCTAAACGTTTATTagagtaataaataaaaatttgaagtaaatctatcaataatttttcgagatttttgctatcaACGTTTCACGGGTATAAAACGCCTTCACGACAGGCGTCCAACCTATCTTTGCGATGTACAGTCGGAGTTCAGAATGTCATTGTTATTAATATATGGTTTCAGTCACCTTTTCTGTCTCTATATTATGTGGACATTGTTGCTTTTAGAAGAGGGATGAGCTCTCGTATCTTCCCATGGATGCTCCTGCACCTAGGTAGCACTACACTCACATTCTTTTTTCCGATGTACGATGACGAATGCTTTTCTGTGTGATTATTGGAGCTGCTGTTCTTCCCTCTCTGAAGTCAGAACATTTATCGGGCCTGTGGATTAATTTCTGTGCCCTAAATCCCCTACATCTGCACGCCACTCATAATGCACACCTAACCTATTAAGAGAGATCCTGCAATTCTGTAACTTAAAGGGGCGGTCATAAAAATCTGCAACCAAGTTCGTCACAGGGAAAACAGGAAACGTTAATGAgcatttttagtaatttttttaatttcgttgTCCTTGTTTGCTTACTAGTTGTGATCTGTCTGAAATATTCTTACCGACTACAAGCACTGTAACTATTCGCAAGATATGTCATGGATAGGAGTTGGGGGAATCGCGTGCCTTCCGTGATGGGTCCGTAACGCAATTTCTGTTCGTGTACACTGCAAATGTCTACTGTATTTTTTGTTAGGAAAGTAGAAAAAAGGAAAGTGTGTACGTTGGGGTCACACTCGTCTACAATAAGGATAGGAAAAGTGACGCACAAAACTGCTTCCAGTATCTCTCACATTACCCGAACATCTGATGAagtatcttagaacatattctgagctcatacGTAATGAGATATTTGTAACAAAAACATGTCAATCAGCATGAATTCATAAAATattggtcatgtgaaacccaactcgcagttTTCTCACATGACTTCCTGAGAAAAAGTCAAGGTAGTCAGATAAAAGCAGTATTTGTCGACTTCAAAAAAGCATTCGACACAACATCACACTAACAATTACCAACGAAATTACGATGATATAGGGTAACAATCGGAATTTGTAACTGTATTGAGGATTTTATGGGAGGGAAGATGCAGCATGTTACATTTGATGGAAAGTCTttggacagatgtagaagtaactagtAGAAGTAATTTAAAGCGTGCCTCAGGGAATTGTATTGGAGCCTTGctatacatgttgtatattaatgagctgGCAGACAATAATAATTTAAGACGTTTTGTAGATTATGCAGTTATCTAGGAGGGATGATCCagctcactggacaaaaaattacTCACCCCTAGAGAAACCATTACAAGCGTCATTTAACACCACGTAATTCCGCCCCTGGACTCTATAGCTACCtggattcgattaggaaatgagtcaacaACGTTGTACAAATACGTCACATTCAGGCTAACCGATCGCAGAGGATTTAATCGCGCAGTTCCACGAAATTGCGGCGATGCCGATGTCGATGCTTTCACCGCTGTCCCAACATGCCCACAGATTTTCTACGGAGTTCAAATCAAGTGATTTTACATTCCATTCGAGATGTAATAGGGTGGAGGAATGTTCAGAAAACCTGTCTCACATTCTTCCAGCCCGACGGATTTTGCTGTCGTCGTCCGGGAAAGTAGCGGCATCAGTAGCATAGGCCTAATCGTCATGCAAATGTTGACTGAAAGGCAGCACCTGATTATCATTCAGAAGGTTTAAGTAACTATGCTGGTTCATGATAGTGTTCATCTCAGAGCCATATCCGGTTTGCAGCTGACCTTGCACACATTCAGGATGAAATGCTTCGTTTGGTCCTCGGTGCACTCGACGAGTGTCACTTGAATCTAAgtaaaaacgtgattcatcagacAACATTACGTTCCGCCAGTCAGCTAACGTCCGCTTCCGACGACATGTGGTCCAcagaagacgtgcagctttatgtgcctGTATGAACAATGGCCTGTTGCGAGGCGACCGACTCCAAATCTTCATTGCGTGCAGTTCCCGTCGCAATTTTCTCTTGCTAACAGGCTGGGATGGGCCTCCATTCACTGTCTGCAGCAATCCCTGTCGGGTTGGGAAgctattttgattcacaagccgtgaaacgcaTCTCTGGTCCCTCCCAGTCAGCATCTCTTTCCGATAATTCGAACGTCGTACTGCTTATAGACACGTGAACAGTCTGCCGTGCAACAtgaacaaatccagcaacttcacgcACCTTATAGCTATGGGACGGCTAAACACAACTGCCTCTTTTTGCTAcagtcacgtccttacatttacccacgTTGACGTGCAATGTCCGCATGACACATAAATGTCGCACTGGTCGCTACTTTCGTATGCTCACGTAGAGGCGATTGAACACGTGATTCAATCGCTGCGACATCTGTAAAGGGTTAATGATGCAACTGTGCGTACGGACTGGGGTAACTAAAGTTCTCTCCGCTGAGCTTGTGTAGTACTTTGGCTTAACCGTAGATGGCAGGACAATCACTAGAAGTGTTATCCATGGCCAGTACATCCCATTTTCCCAACTAATGTCATTACGTGAGCGAACAACATGGAATGTGGTCATCAAGAATAACGCCTGATGACGTGATTTCTGGGGAAGGAGGCTGTAAACACCGCAGATATCCATAGGCGATTGATGACAGTGTGTGCACCGTCACAAGTGCCCTTGCAACACGACAGCGCTCGTCCCCATACGAGTCCGAAAACCACGGTTTCCATCGCTGTAATGGGATTCCAGGTACCGCCACATGCATTCTATTCTCCTGACTTGGCTCCTTCCAGTTACCACCGATTCAGGGATACGCAGAAACCTCTGTGCAGACACCGTTTCGCAGACTTCCAGGAGCTGTTAGCTGTCCTGCGATGGATGCTAAACTCCAGATATGTTGTTTGAGGAGGGCCTACAGAAGTTAAAGGGGCTGAGGCAGGCGAATATGGTGGGTGTGGCAGTTCCTGAACGCCATTTCAGCGATGGCAGCCGTGGTTTTCCGATTAGTGTGTGGCAGTGCACACTCTCCACACACTGCCACCAATCGTCTGTGAATATCTGCATTGTTTACACTCTCCTTCCACAGAAGCTACATCGTCCAGCAGTGAACCTGATGATCGGACTCCATGTCTGCTCACGTAATGACACCAGTTGAGAAAATGGGCTGTATTGTGCAGGGATATCACTTCTAGTGATTGTCCTGCAATCTGCAGTTAGGCCAAAGTACTacaccagggcttaacaactggccggttttgagcgcgagtgctcgcgtctgctcaggcacgtgctcgcgagcaggtgtaaaggctaggcgcaaattgagacgcgtat
It contains:
- the LOC126473369 gene encoding uncharacterized protein LOC126473369; translated protein: MCPLDIERIEGEILILAVEKRPCIWDIRIEDYKDRNKKDAAWRDICCELFPDFKEHTRTERKSVGQKAQQKWRNIRDYYRKYTKKVRKPGSVALKRFKYVYADQLGFLDPVLESRDSIPDPVPSLQEDGMEYVEQALELSLAEDNTDNQIASDDPLTPDQPSVGLAATRRKINGSIKPDPDANFLDSTSARGPSTEDEDKSFLDSLLPTLRSFDTDQKLEFRVEALRLLQRIRISRSQTIHGFYAPYQSPLQHVAVHPGSPGYFPLLHTFGNFYNQPAAPQLGQMPSQQHHPKRSASATKQSAAVSQDRVASPTDTELSAFSEHSN